The Halorientalis sp. IM1011 genome window below encodes:
- a CDS encoding universal stress protein produces MGKRILVPVDGSTQSREAWEFAAREHPEAEFVLLHVIDPTEAGYSAGASFPAASEEWYQHAKDDAEELLTELEAQSGTSAVVGTDTVVGKPSRAIVEYAEEHDIDRIVMGSHGRSGVSRILLGSVAENVVRNATIPVTVAR; encoded by the coding sequence ATGGGAAAGCGAATACTGGTTCCCGTCGACGGGTCCACGCAGTCCCGGGAGGCCTGGGAGTTCGCCGCGCGGGAACACCCCGAGGCGGAGTTCGTCCTGTTGCACGTCATCGATCCGACGGAGGCAGGATACAGCGCCGGGGCGTCGTTCCCCGCTGCCTCCGAGGAGTGGTACCAGCACGCCAAGGACGACGCCGAGGAGTTGCTCACCGAACTGGAAGCACAGAGTGGGACGAGTGCCGTCGTCGGGACGGATACCGTGGTCGGCAAACCGTCCCGCGCCATCGTCGAGTACGCCGAGGAGCACGACATCGATCGGATCGTGATGGGCAGTCACGGTCGCTCCGGCGTCTCCCGCATCCTGCTCGGCAGCGTCGCCGAGAACGTCGTCCGAAACGCCACGATCCCCGTGACGGTCGCGCGGTGA
- a CDS encoding ATP-binding protein has product MSDLGDFTDFDGDGGEGSADGDDGSVAEAATSDESGTTEPAADDSGSSDDETPEFETVDVSPAGQDRGIGVLSASEGLTISEDADDTMLRAYVTVENRSTVRIGKYLLVPYPDGERLFCRITALEYAQEFRTDDATEIHARRAMRSREIDEQDFKFMASLEPVAVLFEEGGARSAQSQSSGDESRDDGELKRRMTDRVPKPETVVRPATDKSEIKTGLKMPEDGVFLGHLAVGGERVKTAAEPPTIDYRLKDDYEAGDPLVFRHTLVAGGTGSGKTHGSKNILRQYLAEERTYPVGDGEDREVQTAVVQFDPQDEYAQMHDDNPDLDDDDRRRLEREGVAYGGHDDTIALVPKVGGASYAADHHRAEQVEFTIPFSMVRDNPWLVAGSGLNDNQYGGLTHLLNRFFDNYGSEGTYQQFVSFLDDPALKEELDESGRVHEATFDAIRRRVRGFGDVFDRDARPITEQIHELVRPGGLTVVPTYHINDTRTAETIVLAVSSLLVDQKLSNDPEYDRIKETPLVVGMDEAHNFLTDADSVQAGKVISKFTEAAKQGRKERLGLFLITQDPQDIAEPVFKQINTTVVLNLGDEDAISAVNIPANLEAKVPYMEKGQMVVYSPDNSEPVELIGLPVCVTKHGRD; this is encoded by the coding sequence ATGTCAGATCTGGGCGACTTTACCGACTTCGACGGCGACGGGGGCGAGGGGTCCGCGGACGGCGACGACGGGTCGGTCGCCGAGGCGGCGACCAGCGACGAGTCGGGGACGACGGAACCGGCGGCCGACGATTCGGGATCGAGCGACGACGAGACACCCGAGTTCGAGACGGTGGACGTCTCGCCCGCAGGGCAAGACCGCGGGATCGGCGTCCTCTCGGCCTCGGAGGGGCTGACGATCAGCGAGGACGCCGACGATACCATGCTCCGGGCCTACGTCACCGTCGAGAACCGCTCGACCGTCCGGATCGGGAAGTACCTGCTCGTCCCCTACCCCGACGGCGAGCGCCTGTTCTGCCGGATCACCGCGCTGGAGTACGCCCAGGAGTTCCGCACCGACGACGCCACCGAGATCCACGCCCGCCGCGCGATGCGCTCCCGGGAGATCGACGAACAGGACTTCAAGTTCATGGCGTCGCTAGAGCCCGTGGCCGTTCTCTTCGAGGAGGGAGGGGCGCGAAGCGCCCAGAGTCAGTCGAGCGGCGACGAGTCGCGAGACGACGGCGAGCTCAAACGGCGGATGACCGACCGCGTACCCAAACCCGAGACGGTCGTGCGGCCCGCCACGGACAAGTCCGAGATCAAGACCGGGCTGAAGATGCCCGAGGACGGCGTCTTCCTCGGCCACCTCGCCGTGGGCGGCGAGCGGGTCAAGACCGCCGCCGAACCGCCGACGATCGACTACCGGCTGAAAGACGACTACGAGGCCGGCGACCCCCTCGTGTTCCGCCACACCCTCGTCGCCGGCGGGACGGGGTCGGGGAAGACCCACGGCTCGAAGAACATCCTCCGGCAGTACCTCGCCGAGGAGCGGACCTACCCCGTCGGCGACGGCGAGGACCGCGAGGTCCAGACCGCCGTCGTCCAGTTCGACCCGCAGGACGAGTACGCCCAGATGCACGACGACAACCCCGACCTGGACGACGACGACCGCCGCCGACTGGAGCGGGAGGGCGTCGCCTACGGCGGTCACGACGACACGATCGCGCTGGTCCCCAAGGTCGGCGGGGCGAGTTACGCCGCCGACCACCACCGCGCCGAGCAGGTGGAGTTCACCATCCCCTTCTCGATGGTGCGGGACAACCCCTGGCTGGTCGCGGGGAGCGGTCTCAACGACAACCAGTACGGCGGCCTGACCCACCTGCTGAACCGCTTTTTCGACAACTACGGGTCCGAGGGAACCTACCAGCAGTTCGTCTCCTTCCTCGACGACCCGGCGCTGAAGGAGGAACTCGACGAGAGCGGGCGCGTCCACGAGGCGACCTTCGACGCCATCCGCCGCCGCGTCCGCGGGTTCGGCGACGTGTTCGACCGGGACGCCCGCCCGATTACCGAGCAGATTCACGAACTCGTCCGCCCTGGCGGCCTCACCGTCGTTCCGACGTACCACATCAACGACACCCGCACCGCGGAGACGATCGTGCTGGCGGTATCGAGTCTGCTGGTCGACCAGAAGCTCTCGAACGACCCGGAGTACGACCGCATCAAGGAGACACCTCTGGTCGTCGGGATGGACGAGGCCCACAACTTCCTGACCGACGCCGACAGCGTGCAGGCCGGCAAGGTCATCTCGAAGTTCACCGAGGCCGCCAAACAGGGCCGGAAGGAGCGGCTCGGACTCTTTCTCATCACGCAGGACCCACAGGACATCGCCGAACCCGTGTTCAAGCAGATCAACACGACCGTCGTCCTCAACCTCGGCGACGAGGACGCCATCTCGGCGGTGAACATCCCCGCGAATCTGGAGGCCAAGGTGCCCTACATGGAGAAAGGCCAGATGGTCGTCTACTCGCCGGACAACTCCGAACCAGTCGAGTTGATCGGCCTCCCCGTGTGCGTGACCAAACACGGACGGGACTGA
- a CDS encoding DNA double-strand break repair nuclease NurA, whose amino-acid sequence MTLDPVHFDGIAQLAGRIESGVDASDHRDLASTVWSDFLDPLYQEGTPILEPLDEQRCRLVDIEDAALMESPFPTQHGLDSGTINPTTFKNGLVIDVAQAAMAAVPSDLDLHRGRTIVSTVHSNDGTVDVTEDDWTLFDDCYGRGRILQAPRVDRFEQTVVHALALYLAESKHATLNADVVSDLLILDGPIYPTGLLKWTNQDPTLAELLVEDERPRDVVQHYVDLVERFVGRDVPLVGFVKSTASKAITRTVRRKTAAPWVDDAAFFEQVLSRTDDDGEIDDDALTFTNWFRSRAGADRPLSVESDLDLDLTKELDPEAYEVTFFVIYDPREELIYRVEAPYAFTKDPDLREDLTMQIVSDVAARTGPPLAVEKADELARISRQEKSALQRQLEETFDSDRQREYDDVRWQGVEF is encoded by the coding sequence ATGACCCTGGACCCGGTGCATTTCGACGGGATCGCGCAACTCGCCGGCCGCATCGAGAGCGGCGTCGACGCCAGCGACCACCGGGACCTCGCCAGCACGGTCTGGAGCGACTTCCTCGATCCCCTCTATCAGGAGGGGACGCCCATCCTCGAACCGCTCGACGAGCAGCGCTGCCGACTCGTCGACATCGAGGACGCCGCGCTGATGGAGTCACCCTTCCCCACCCAGCACGGCCTCGATTCCGGGACGATCAACCCCACGACGTTCAAGAACGGCCTCGTCATCGACGTGGCACAGGCCGCCATGGCCGCCGTCCCCTCCGATCTGGACCTGCACCGCGGGCGCACCATCGTCAGTACCGTCCACTCCAACGACGGCACCGTCGACGTGACCGAGGACGACTGGACGCTGTTCGACGACTGCTACGGCCGCGGGCGCATTTTACAGGCCCCTCGCGTCGACCGCTTCGAGCAGACCGTCGTCCACGCGCTGGCGCTCTACCTCGCCGAGAGTAAACACGCCACGCTCAACGCCGACGTGGTCTCGGACCTGCTGATCCTCGACGGCCCGATCTACCCCACCGGCCTGCTGAAGTGGACGAATCAGGACCCCACCCTCGCCGAGTTGCTCGTCGAGGACGAGCGCCCGCGCGACGTGGTGCAACACTACGTCGACCTCGTCGAGCGGTTCGTCGGCCGGGACGTGCCCCTCGTGGGCTTCGTCAAGAGCACGGCCTCGAAGGCGATCACCCGCACCGTGCGCCGAAAGACGGCCGCCCCGTGGGTCGACGACGCCGCGTTCTTCGAGCAGGTCCTCTCCCGGACCGACGACGACGGCGAGATCGACGACGACGCCCTGACCTTCACCAACTGGTTCCGCTCGCGGGCCGGCGCGGACCGTCCCCTCTCCGTCGAGAGCGACCTCGATCTCGACCTGACGAAGGAACTCGACCCCGAGGCCTACGAGGTCACCTTCTTCGTGATCTACGACCCCCGTGAGGAACTGATCTACCGGGTCGAGGCCCCCTACGCGTTCACGAAGGATCCGGACCTGCGCGAGGACCTGACCATGCAGATCGTCTCCGACGTGGCCGCACGCACCGGCCCGCCGCTGGCCGTCGAGAAAGCCGACGAACTGGCACGGATCAGCCGGCAGGAAAAGAGCGCGCTCCAGCGCCAGTTAGAGGAGACGTTCGACAGCGACCGCCAGCGCGAGTACGACGACGTGCGCTGGCAGGGCGTGGAGTTCTAG
- the gpmI gene encoding 2,3-bisphosphoglycerate-independent phosphoglycerate mutase: MQVGLVILDGWGLNPDETARDAVRAADTPNVDRFREQGASTTLETHGRRVGLPEGQMGNSEVGHLSIGAGRVVKQETTRITDDILDGDLRENEALVSAFEYADEHDGRVHFMGLVSDGGVHSAQSHLHALIDIAAERDAETVTHAFTDGRDTAPTGGEAFLDSLAAHAEERGTGHVATVTGRYYAMDRDENWDRTRKAYDAIVEREADYTAETAVDAVTQSYDRDTTDEFVEPTLIEGRPALEDGDSIVFFNFRSDRARQLTRMLADIDPEWEFSTDPPETRLVTMTEYDETFDLPVAYPPRQPEDVLGEVLADTGHTQLRIAETEKYAHVTYFLNGGREVEFPGEIREIVPSPDVSTYDQQPEMSAPEVTDTAIDRIEREDPDAMVLNYANPDMVGHTGDFDAAVAAVEAVDEQVGRLVDAIHAAGGDALVTADHGNADDMGTEADPHTAHTLNPVPFVYLASEGGDGGRTARDGGTLADVAPTLLSLAGIEQPDAMTGESLLRFDA, from the coding sequence ATGCAGGTGGGTCTGGTCATCCTCGACGGCTGGGGTCTCAATCCCGACGAGACGGCCCGTGACGCGGTACGAGCCGCCGACACGCCCAACGTCGACCGCTTTCGCGAGCAGGGCGCGTCGACCACGCTGGAGACGCACGGCCGCCGGGTCGGACTGCCGGAGGGACAGATGGGCAACAGCGAGGTCGGCCACCTCTCGATCGGGGCCGGCCGCGTCGTCAAACAGGAGACGACCCGGATCACCGACGACATCCTCGACGGCGACCTCCGGGAGAACGAGGCACTCGTCTCCGCCTTCGAGTACGCAGACGAGCACGACGGTCGCGTCCACTTCATGGGACTGGTCAGCGACGGCGGCGTCCACTCGGCCCAGTCACACCTCCACGCGCTGATCGACATCGCCGCCGAGCGCGACGCCGAGACTGTCACCCACGCCTTCACCGACGGTCGGGACACCGCGCCCACGGGCGGCGAGGCGTTCCTCGACTCCCTCGCCGCCCACGCCGAGGAACGGGGAACCGGTCACGTCGCGACCGTCACCGGCCGCTACTACGCGATGGATCGCGACGAGAACTGGGATCGCACCCGGAAGGCCTACGACGCCATCGTCGAGCGCGAGGCCGACTATACGGCCGAGACGGCGGTCGACGCCGTCACCCAGTCCTACGACCGTGACACCACAGACGAGTTCGTCGAACCGACGCTGATCGAGGGCCGCCCCGCCCTAGAGGACGGGGATTCAATCGTCTTCTTCAACTTCCGCTCGGATCGCGCCCGCCAGCTCACGCGGATGCTCGCCGACATCGACCCCGAGTGGGAGTTCTCGACCGACCCGCCGGAGACACGGCTCGTCACGATGACCGAGTACGACGAGACCTTCGACCTCCCCGTGGCCTACCCGCCCCGCCAGCCAGAGGACGTGCTCGGCGAAGTCCTCGCGGACACCGGCCACACCCAGTTGCGGATCGCCGAGACCGAGAAGTACGCGCACGTCACCTACTTCCTCAACGGCGGCCGCGAGGTGGAGTTCCCCGGTGAGATCCGCGAAATCGTCCCGAGTCCCGACGTGTCCACCTACGACCAGCAGCCGGAGATGAGCGCCCCGGAGGTGACCGACACCGCGATCGACCGGATCGAGCGGGAAGACCCCGACGCCATGGTCCTCAACTACGCGAACCCGGACATGGTGGGCCACACCGGTGACTTCGACGCCGCCGTTGCGGCCGTCGAGGCGGTCGACGAACAGGTCGGTCGGCTCGTCGACGCGATCCACGCCGCGGGCGGGGACGCGCTGGTCACCGCCGATCACGGCAACGCCGACGACATGGGGACCGAAGCGGACCCACACACCGCTCACACGCTCAATCCCGTTCCCTTCGTCTACCTCGCCTCCGAGGGCGGGGACGGGGGCCGGACCGCCAGAGACGGCGGGACGCTCGCGGACGTGGCACCGACGCTGCTGTCGCTCGCTGGTATCGAGCAGCCGGACGCGATGACCGGCGAGTCGCTGTTGCGGTTCGACGCCTGA